One Camelina sativa cultivar DH55 chromosome 3, Cs, whole genome shotgun sequence genomic window carries:
- the LOC104773154 gene encoding protein kinase 2A, chloroplastic isoform X1, translating to MGNCLGSSAKVDSNHSSHANSAASSTKVSSKTSRSTAPSGLSTASYSTDSSLGPLPALRTEGEILSSPNLKAFTFNELKNATKNFRPDSVLGEGGFGCVFKGWIDQSTLTASRPGSGIVVAVKKLKPEGFQGHKEWLTEVNYLGQLSHPNLVLLIGYCAEGENRLLVYEFMPKGSLENHLFRRGAQPLTWAIRMKVAVGAAKGLTFLHEAKSQVIYRDFKAANILLDSDFNAKLSDFGLAKAGPTGDNTHVSTKVMGTHGYAAPEYVATGRLTAKSDVYSFGVVLLELISGRRAMDNSNGGSEYSLVDWATPYLGDKRKLFRIMDTKLGGQYPQKGAFTAANLALQCLNPDAKLRPKMSEVLVTLEQLESVAKPGTKHTHMESPRSHHASPVQKSPVRYSQDRPLHNVTPSASPLPSYNKPPRVR from the exons ATGGGTAATTGCTTAGGTTCATCAGCTAAAGTGGATAGCAACCATAGCTCCCATGCTAATTCCG CTGCTTCATCCACTAAAGTTTCGAGCAAGACAAGCCGTTCAACGGCACCTTCAGGACTAAGCACAGCTTCTTACAGCACAGATAGTAGTTTAGGACCATTACCAGCACTTAGGACAGAAGGAGAGATACTTTCATCGCCAAACCTAAAAGCTTTTACTTTTAACGAGCTGAAGAACGCAACTAAGAACTTTCGTCCTGATAGTGTACTTGGGGAAGGAGGTTTTGGTTGTGTATTCAAAGGATGGATTGATCAATCAACTCTCACTGCTTCACGACCTGGTTCTGGAATCGTTGTTGCTGTTAAGAAGCTTAAGCCTGAAGGCTTTCAAGGTCATAAAGAGTGGTTG actGAAGTAAACTATCTTG GTCAACTTAGTCACCCTAATCTTGTATTACTAATTGGGTATTGCGCTGAAGGAGAAAACAGGCTTCTTGTATATGAGTTCATGCCCAAAGGAAGCTTGGAGAATCATCTTTTTAGAC GTGGTGCGCAGCCACTTACATGGGCGATAAGGATGAAAGTAGCAGTAGGTGCAGCTAAAGGGCTAACTTTTCTTCATGAAGCGAAGTCACAAGTGATATACAGAGACTTCAAAGCTGCTAACATTCTACTCGACTCT GACTTCAATGCTAAACTTTCGGATTTCGGTTTGGCGAAAGCAGGTCCAACTGGTGATAATACACATGTGTCAACAAAGGTCATGGGTACTCATGGCTATGCAGCTCCTGAATACGTCGCCACAG GTAGATTGACTGCAAAGAGTGATGTGTACAGCTTCGGGGTTGTACTACTGGAACTAATATCAGGACGACGTGCCATGGACAATTCAAACGGGGGAAGCGAATATAGTCTTGTGGACTGGGCAACACCGTACCTTGGTGATAAGAGAAAGCTTTTTCGCATAATGGACACGAAACTAGGGGGTCAATATCCACAAAAGGGAGCTTTCACAGCTGCTAATCTCGCGTTGCAGTGCTTAAATCCCGATGCAAAGCTCAGGCCGAAAATGTCAGAGGTTTTAGTCACATTAGAACAGCTAGAATCTGTTGCTAAACCTGGAACCAAACACACCCATATGGAATCTCCAAGGTCTCATCATGCCTCTCCTGTGCAGAAATCTCCGGTAAGATATTCTCAGGATCGGCCGCTGCACAACGTAACTCCCAGTGCATCGCCTTTACCTTCTTACAACAAACCTCCTCGGGTAAGATGA
- the LOC104778717 gene encoding protein kinase 2A, chloroplastic-like, with product MDSSNGGSEYSLVDWATPYLGDKRKLFRIMDTKLGGQYPQKGAFTAANLALQCLNPDAKLRPKMSEVLVTLEQLESVAKPGTKHTHMESPRSHHASPVQKSPVRYSQDRPLHNVTPSASPLPSYNKPPRVR from the coding sequence ATGGACAGTTCAAACGGGGGAAGCGAATATAGTCTTGTGGACTGGGCAACACCGTACCTTGGTGATAAGAGAAAGCTTTTTCGCATAATGGACACGAAACTAGGGGGTCAATATCCACAAAAGGGAGCTTTCACAGCTGCTAATCTCGCGTTGCAGTGCTTAAATCCCGATGCAAAGCTCAGGCCGAAAATGTCAGAGGTTTTAGTCACATTAGAACAGCTAGAATCTGTTGCTAAACCTGGAACCAAACACACGCATATGGAATCTCCGAGGTCTCATCATGCCTCTCCTGTGCAGAAATCTCCGGTAAGATATTCTCAGGATCGGCCGCTGCACAACGTAACTCCCAGTGCATCGCCTTTACCTTCTTACAACAAACCTCCTCGGGTAAGATGA
- the LOC104773154 gene encoding protein kinase 2A, chloroplastic isoform X2: MGNCLGSSAKVDSNHSSHANSAASSTKVSSKTSRSTAPSGLSTASYSTDSSLGPLPALRTEGEILSSPNLKAFTFNELKNATKNFRPDSVLGEGGFGCVFKGWIDQSTLTASRPGSGIVVAVKKLKPEGFQGHKEWLTEVNYLGQLSHPNLVLLIGYCAEGENRLLVYEFMPKGSLENHLFRRGAQPLTWAIRMKVAVGAAKGLTFLHEAKSQVIYRDFKAANILLDSDFNAKLSDFGLAKAGPTGDNTHVSTKVMGTHGYAAPEYVATGRLTAKSDVYSFGVVLLELISGRRAMDSSNGGSEYSLVDWATPYLGDKRKLFRIMDTKLGGQYPQKGAFTAANLALQCLNPDAKLRPKMSEVLVTLEQLESVAKPGTKHTHMESPRSHHASPVQKSPVRYSQDRPLHNVTPSASPLPSYNKPPRVR, from the exons ATGGGTAATTGCTTAGGTTCATCAGCTAAAGTGGATAGCAACCATAGCTCCCATGCTAATTCCG CTGCTTCATCCACTAAAGTTTCGAGCAAGACAAGCCGTTCAACGGCACCTTCAGGACTAAGCACAGCTTCTTACAGCACAGATAGTAGTTTAGGACCATTACCAGCACTTAGGACAGAAGGAGAGATACTTTCATCGCCAAACCTAAAAGCTTTTACTTTTAACGAGCTGAAGAACGCAACTAAGAACTTTCGTCCTGATAGTGTACTTGGGGAAGGAGGTTTTGGTTGTGTATTCAAAGGATGGATTGATCAATCAACTCTCACTGCTTCACGACCTGGTTCTGGAATCGTTGTTGCTGTTAAGAAGCTTAAGCCTGAAGGCTTTCAAGGTCATAAAGAGTGGTTG actGAAGTAAACTATCTTGGTCAACTTAGTCACCCTAATCTTGTATTACTAATTGGGTATTGCGCTGAAGGAGAAAACAGGCTTCTTGTATATGAGTTCATGCCCAAAGGAAGCTTGGAGAATCATCTTTTTAGAC GTGGTGCGCAGCCACTTACATGGGCGATAAGGATGAAAGTAGCAGTAGGTGCAGCTAAAGGGCTAACTTTTCTTCATGAAGCGAAGTCACAAGTGATATACAGAGACTTCAAAGCTGCTAACATTCTACTCGACTCT GACTTCAATGCTAAACTTTCGGATTTCGGTTTGGCGAAAGCAGGTCCAACTGGTGATAATACACATGTGTCAACAAAGGTCATGGGTACTCATGGCTATGCAGCTCCTGAATACGTCGCCACAG GTAGATTGACTGCAAAGAGTGATGTGTACAGCTTCGGGGTTGTACTACTGGAACTAATATCAGGACGACGTGCCATGGACAGTTCAAACGGGGGAAGCGAATATAGTCTTGTGGATTGGGCAACACCGTACCTTGGTGATAAGAGG AAGCTTTTTCGCATAATGGACACGAAACTAGGGGGTCAATATCCACAAAAGGGAGCTTTCACAGCTGCTAATCTCGCGTTGCAGTGCTTAAATCCCGATGCAAAGCTCAGGCCGAAAATGTCAGAGGTTTTAGTCACATTAGAACAGCTAGAATCTGTTGCTAAACCTGGAACCAAACACACCCATATGGAATCTCCAAGGTCTCATCATGCCTCTCCTGTGCAGAAATCTCCGGTAAGATATTCTCAGGATCGGCCGCTGCACAACGTAACTCCCAGTGCATCGCCTTTACCTTCTTACAACAAACCTCCTCGGGTAAGATGA
- the LOC109130241 gene encoding protein kinase 2A, chloroplastic-like, whose amino-acid sequence MGNCLGSSAKVDSNHSSHANSAASSTKVSSKTSRSTAPSGLSTASYSTDSSLGPLPALRTEGEILSSPNLKAFTFNELKNATKNFRPDSVLGEGGFGCVFKGWIDQSTLTASRPGSGIVVAVKKLKPEGFQGHKEWLTEVNYLGQLSHPNLVLLIGYCAEG is encoded by the exons ATGGGTAATTGCTTAGGTTCATCAGCTAAAGTGGATAGCAACCATAGCTCCCATGCTAATTCCG CTGCTTCATCCACTAAAGTTTCGAGCAAGACAAGCCGTTCAACGGCACCTTCAGGACTAAGCACAGCTTCTTACAGCACAGATAGTAGTTTAGGACCATTACCAGCACTTAGGACAGAAGGAGAGATACTTTCATCGCCAAACCTAAAAGCTTTTACTTTTAACGAGCTGAAGAACGCAACTAAGAACTTTCGTCCTGATAGTGTACTTGGGGAAGGAGGTTTTGGTTGTGTATTCAAAGGATGGATTGATCAATCAACTCTCACTGCTTCACGACCTGGTTCTGGAATCGTTGTTGCTGTTAAGAAGCTTAAGCCTGAAGGCTTTCAAGGTCATAAAGAGTGGTTG actGAAGTAAACTATCTTGGTCAACTTAGTCACCCTAATCTTGTATTACTAATTGGGTATTGCGCTGAAGG CTAG
- the LOC104773110 gene encoding uncharacterized protein LOC104773110, translating into MAASSSIPASTAVTSVVRKPLLLSTTFSFPASSLSPSTKLPQRQIQRLLLASSSASAVPSNPKPVKKETIYFDGGAHYGDLLANLILGLTILWLPLTLAAVSRAFNLRYRFTNLRVTVISGLTGEDRSDFSYKVIKDVQVVPRFIGEWGDIIITLRDGTKVDLRSVPKFREIAKYCLSMADQPAVLKESGAKG; encoded by the coding sequence ATGGCAGCTTCTTCCTCAATTCCAGCGTCAACAGCCGTAACCTCCGTCGTCCGCAAACCCCTCCTCCTCTCTACAACATTCTCTTTCCCCGCTTCTTCACTGTCTCCCTCCACCAAATTGCCACAAAGACAAATCCAAAGATTGCTCCTAGCTTCCTCCTCTGCCTCTGCCGTCCCTTCCAATCCCAAACCGGTGAAGAAAGAAACCATCTACTTCGACGGAGGAGCTCATTACGGTGATCTATTGGCTAATCTCATCCTAGGCCTAACCATCCTCTGGCTCCCACTTACATTAGCCGCTGTATCTCGAGCCTTTAACCTCCGTTACAGGTTCACCAACCTCCGCGTGACGGTGATTTCGGGACTAACGGGAGAAGACAGGAGCGATTTCTCGTACAAAGTGATCAAGGACGTTCAAGTCGTGCCGAGGTTCATAGGAGAATGGGGtgacatcatcatcactttGAGAGATGGGACAAAAGTGGATTTGAGAAGCGTTCCTAAGTTCAGAGAGATTGCAAAGTACTGTTTATCTATGGCTGATCAGCCTGCTGTTCTGAAAGAATCTGGCGCCAAAGGTTAA
- the LOC104773103 gene encoding binding partner of ACD11 1-like — MDHQIGYGVEVTGLSPSVTEKDLIDFFSFSGTIDYIDIVRSGEQACTAYVMFRDSYSQETAVLLSGATILDQRVCITRWGQHHEEFDFWNAAPRGFEDESYSHPHAQRGEFNAGEAVTKAQEVVKTMLATGFVLGKDALSKAKTFDESHGVSAAAMARASQLEQRIGLTDKIFTGLEAVRMTDQRYHVSDTAKSAISATGRTAAAAATSVVNSSYFSNGALWLSGALERAAKAASDLGNHGSRQ, encoded by the exons ATGGATCATCAAATTGGGTATGGTGTTGAAGTTACTGGGTTATCTCCATCTGTTACTGAGAAAGATCttattgatttcttctctttctctggtACAATCGATTATATTGATATTGTCAG GTCAGGTGAGCAAGCATGTACTGCTTATGTGATGTTCAGGGATTCTTATTCTCAAGAAACTGCTGTTTTACTCAGT GGCGCAACGATATTGGATCAGCGTGTTTGTATCACTCGTTGGGGACAACATCACGAAGAGTTCGATTTCTGGAATGCGGCTCCGCGGGGTTTTGAAGATGAATCATACTCACAT CCTCATGCTCAACGAGGAGAGTTCAACGCTGGAGAAGCAGTGACTAAAGCTCAAGAAGTGGTGAAAACAATGCTTGCAACAGGATTCGTGCTAGGCAAAGACGCTTTAAGCAAAGCTAAAACCTTTGATGAATCCCACGGTGTATCAGCTGCGGCGATGGCTAGAGCATCCCAATTAGAGCAGAGGATCGGTCTCACAGACAAAATCTTCACCGGACTTGAAGCTGTAAGAATGACCGACCAAAGGTACCATGTTTCAGACACGGCTAAATCAGCCATCTCTGCCACAGGAAGAACCGCAGCAGCGGCTGCAACTAGTGTCGTCAATAGCAGTTACTTCTCAAACGGAGCTCTTTGGCTTTCTGGTGCGTTAGAGCGAGCTGCTAAAGCTGCATCTGATCTCGGTAACCACGGCTCAAGGCAGTGA
- the LOC104773119 gene encoding transcription factor MYB36-like, which produces MEDTKKKKKKNINNNQDSKKKERHIVSWSQEEDVILREQITLHGTENWAIIASKFKDKSTRQCRRRWYTYLNSDFKRGGWSPEEDMLLCEAQRVFGNRWTEIAKVVSGRTDNAVKNRFTTLCKKRAKHEAMAIENNNSTNKRMLFLDGISTPQKAENEAPIAKRMRRSNILDLTDISNNGKPESCMKQNMMRSPFSVLARNAIGIDDSLEDQNQTSNVKESDGEGMFLKKDDPKVTALMQQAELLSSLALKVNADNTEQSMENAWKVLQDFLNKGKENDLFRHGINDFDFKIEEFKDLIEDLRNGYEDNQPSWRQPDLHDSPASSEYSSGSTIMLDQSGDNRTQPSLSDTQTEHKQVGEELPSACDVPQDPDENLPISGEEKFSSPVQVTPLFRSLADGIPSPQFSESERSFLLKTLGIESSSPCPSANPSKPPPCKRVLLHSL; this is translated from the exons atggaagatacgaagaagaaaaaaaagaagaatattaaCAACAACCAAGATTCCAAGAAAAAGGAACGTCATATTGTTTCTTGGTCACAAGAG GAGGATGTTATACTAAGAGAACAGATTACTCTACATGGAACTGAAAA TTGGGCGATAATTGCATCCAAGTTCAAAGATAAAAGCACAAGACAATGCAGAAGAAG ATGGTATACTTATTTAAACTCCGATTTCAAGAGAGGAGGTTGGTCCCCTGAAGAAGATATGCTTTTGTGTGAG GCGCAAAGAGTATTTGGGAATAGATGGACTGAGATAGCCAAGGTGGTTTCAGGCAG AACGGATAATGCTGTGAAGAACAGGTTTACAACACTTTGTAAGAAGAGGGCCAAGCATGAAGCTATGGCTATAGAGAACAACAACTCAACCAACAAAAGAATGTTGTTCTTAGACGGTATTAGTACACCGCAAAAAGCCGAGAACGAAGCTCCTATCGCTAAGAGAATGAG GAGAAGTAACATTCTAGATCTCACAGATATCAGTAACAATGGTAAGCCTGAGTCTTGTATGAAACAGAACATGATGAGGTCACCATTTTCGGTATTGGCACGCAATGCCATAGGTATTGATGATAGCTTGGAGGACCAGAATCAAACAAGCAATGTGAAGGAGAGTGATGGTGAAGGGATGTTTCTTAAGAAGGATGATCCAAAAGTGACAGCTTTGATGCAACAAGCTGAACTTCTAAGCTCCTTGGCGCTAAAAGTTAATGCAGACAACACAGAACAAAGCATGGAGAATGCATGGAAG GTCCTTCAGGATTTCTTGAATAAAGGCAAAGAAAATGATCTATTCAGACATGGAATAAATGATTTCGATTTTAAAATCGAGGAGTTTAAGGACCTTATAGAGGATTTGAGGAATGGTTATGAAGACAATCAGCCATCTTGGAG GCAACCTGATCTTCATGACTCACCAGCTAGCTCTGAGTATAGTTCAGGATCAACCATCATGCTGGATCAGTCTGGTGATAATAGAACACAACCATCATTATCAGATACTCAGACAGAACATAAACAAGTTGGGGAGGAGTTGCCCTCAGCTTGCGATGTCCCACAAGATCCTGATGAGAATTTGCCCATCTCGGGGGAAGAAAAGTTCAGCTCGCCTGTTCAGGTCACACCATTGTTCAGATCTCTAGCAGATGGTATCCCAAGTCCACAATTCTCTGAAAGT GAAAGGAGCTTCCTGCTAAAAACACTTGGGATTGAGTCCTCTTCTCCATGTCCAAGTGCTAATCCTTCAAAACCACCCCCTTGCAAAAGAGTACTTCTTCATAGCTTgtaa
- the LOC104773124 gene encoding UDP-galactose/UDP-glucose transporter 3 has protein sequence MESHGSGLRRVLLLSFCVAGIWAAYIYQGVLQETLSTKKFGEDGKRFEHLAFLNLAQNVICLVWSYIMIKLWSNGGSGGAPWWTYWSAGITNTIGPAMGIEALKYISYPAQVLAKSSKMIPVMLMGSLVYGIRYTLPEYLCTFLVAGGVSMFALLKTSSKTISKLAHPNAPLGYGLCFLNLAFDGFTNATQDSITARYPKTNAWDIMLGMNLWGTIYNMVYMFGLPHGSGFEAIQFCKQHPEAAWDILMYCLCGAVGQNFIFLTISRFGSLANTTITTTRKFVSIVVSSVLSGNPLSPKQWGCVSMVFGGLSYQIYLKWRKLQRMQKKKKT, from the exons ATGGAATCTCACGGTTCCGGTCTCCGACGAGTTCTACTGTTGTCGTTCTGTGTCGCCGGGATCTGGGCTGCGTACATTTACCAAGGCGTTCTTCAAGAGACTTT GTCCACGAAGAAATTTGGAGAAGATGGGAAGAGATTTGAGCATCTAGCGTTTCTGAATTTGGCTCAGAATGTAATTTGCTTGGTTTGGTCTTATATAA TGATTAAGCTGTGGTCCAATGGAGGTAGTGGTGGAGCTCCATGGTGGACATACTGGAGTGCTGGCATTACTAATACTATTGGTCCTGCCATGGGCATTGAAGCTTTGAAGTATATTAGTTACCCTGCTCAG GTACTtgcaaaatcttccaaaatgaTTCCAG TTATGCTGATGGGATCCTTAGTTTATGGCATAAGATACACCTTGCCTGAGTATCTTTGTACCTTTCTTGTTGCGGGAGGAGTATCCATGTTTGCCCTTCTTAAG ACAAGCTCTAAGACCATCAGCAAGCTGGCACATCCCAATGCACCCCTTGGTTACGGGCTttgcttcttaaaccttgcctttgACGGATTCACAAACGCCACCCAGGATTCCATTACCGCAAG GTACCCCAAAACTAATGCATGGGACATAATGCTTGGAATGAATTTATGGGGAACCATATACAACATGGTCTACATGTTTGGACTGCCACATGGTAGCGGATTTGAAGCCATCCAGTTCTGCAAGCAACACCCTGAGGCAGCATGGGACATTCTAATGTACTGTCTATGCGGCGCAGTGGGCCAAAACTTTATCTTCTTGACAATTAGCAGATTCGGTTCTCTAGCTAACACAACCATAACCACAACCCGGAAGTTTGTAAGCATCGTGGTGTCGTCAGTGCTGAGCGGGAATCCATTATCGCCCAAACAATGGGGATGTGTGTCGATGGTGTTTGGTGGATTATCTTACCAAATTTACCTGAAATGGAGGAAGCTGCAGAGaatgcaaaagaagaaaaagacttgA